The following DNA comes from Castanea sativa cultivar Marrone di Chiusa Pesio chromosome 10, ASM4071231v1.
TccatattaaaaatgaaaaacaaaaaattgacttacattttcaaaactaaaaattaaataattatgataaagtcttgtaactcaactgGTTGATACTTTATGTATGTTAGTTCTAATATAGACATTTAAGATTCAAACCATCtcttaactattgaattatacaaaagaaaacagaatttgatagttgtgaaattttatgacaaaaacaTTTATATCACCATTTTTTAAGGCATGAAATTGGCTATTATTTTGAAGTAACTTTGTATAGAAGAGTCATCCCAAACTCAACATACTTTCAAAGTATGCAAAATATCCGATCAATTTTCGATTTTATCATTGGAAGAGCACTTGCATTAGTCAAGCTAAAATAGCAGAACGACAAAATTTTGTCCAGCCAATCGacaaaatacccacatcagCTTATGTAAAGTACAAAAGTACAATCTAGCTATAATACTAGTCTACAATGAATGAGATAATGATGTGGTACCTCGAGAGAAAGTGATGATATGATAGTTTGGTTAGGCCAAACTAGTATCTTGGAGTAAAAGATTTGGCCATCCACATGATAAAATAGTTCATATATGGAAAGAGATTTGGCCATCCACACAAGAAAATAGTTcataaatggaaagaaaaacaacaaaagtcTACTAATTCCCTCTATGGTAATGCACTTAAACCCCAATTGATCATCGAAATGCACGAGACATATGTATGCTTTTATGAGatgtttctcataaaaattgggAGATGCTCCtagattgaaaatttaaaacctCAACCTAGATTTGCGAAGCAAATCTCTCCTAATACAGGAATAAACGAGGGACAATCACCTAATGAGAGGTATGAACAATTTTTAGCCTAAAGAATATTCTCTtatgaaaaaaatgtattaacttAAGCATTAGAGAGTCCCTTATTAGCCCATCTCCAAGCACTCTCTAAGTGCTTCCTTTATCATTGTCAATGTTCAACTACATTAGTTTCCATTTCTTGGTCATCAAAATTCATCATATCAAATTCGTCTTATGTTTGTTGTATTAAATCAATAGATGACGAGTTTCAAGATCTCTAGAAGTTCCATATCCCTACCACTTAAACATAATAAGTTCAAGGAGGATAGGGCCATCAACATTGAGGATGGCATTTCTTGCAACAAGCTGAATAgcattttttgttctttttctttcactattttttttttctttttgttaattttgtagTGAACAGGTTTTTactaaatgtgtgtgtgtggtattacttattctttttttaaaaaaaaaaaaaaaaaaattaagcactattttataatatgttttttttttaacactgaAATTCTAATagaatttaatctttttttcataaaaaataattaaaatgagtGGTAATCCAAAATTTGATCTTAAATTAGGGATGCTTCTTCGAGgcattacaaaaaattaaattcatgcAAAGAGAAATTTGAGATGATCCAGCATGAAAATGTTTCATATACAGATACAATTGTGACAAGTGAGCCTGAACTTTGCTTTTCTTCAAGTCAAATTTATAAAAGGCCAACATTCCAAATCtgaggcattttttttttttcggtggGCCTGATTTGTCTGGGCTATTCAGCAAGCTATGGTGGGGACTTGGGTCACCTGCCATGTTAACAAATCTCTTTTGTGCCATCTTGTGGCTGATTTGTGGGGGCATTAGCATTATGGCTTGGAATTTGGACTTCGTGAAAATTGAGTCATGAAAATATGGCATTGGAAATTAAGAAtaggtaaaatattattttcgtctctaaattttactaaaaatttattttttattcttaaactttaagaagtttattttttattattgaaaagtttttattttatccctaaactattaacaatattttatttatgttcttaataagGGTCGTCAATGGGCTGAGTCGGACATTTTTACTTGGCCCATGAGCACAAGGGCTGGGCATAATGAGTTATTAACTAGTTAACGGGCCGGGTCGGGCTGAGCCGAAAGAAAAAATCTCAGCCCATGACCCTGCCCATGGGCAATGCCCATTTTGTCTTTAGCGAGCTAAGCTATCGAGTTGGGCCTAATAAGTTACCCATGAGTTTGTAttagcatattattttattatttttataaggaaagaatcaatttttttttataagggaataatcaatctatttttttaaaggaaagaattaaagaatttaatacttaattacaaatttttttatagtcaaatctatttaattttttgttttgttgatggaaacctatttaatttttttttaattaagtctttaaatatttttttttatttttatctttaataaaaaaagtcaaatggttaattcaaatttgctagactactagaaaaatatatatttagtaaactaAATTTAACACAATTACactttctatatatttttgttatgaattatgaGTTATTGGGCTTGGCCAACGGGTTAGGCCAATGGGCTGGGCAATGGGTTGGGCTATTGGGCTAGCTCATCGGGTACCCATGGGCATAAAAACTATGCCCATGGCCTAACACACTGGGCTAGTGAGCTACCCATGGGCTTCAATAACAACGGGCCGGGCCGCCCATTAGCCCAGTGGGCCGTCAGGTTTTTGGGTCGGGCTGTGGACCGTGGACTATTTGATGACCCTTACTTCTTAAACTTTATTaaatgtttgtttttcatctctaaactattaataaaagtttatttttcatccCTGGCCTATTGTTatctctaaaattttgaaaaaactctttataaagtttaaggatgaaaaaagaacttttaaagtttagaaatgaaaaacaaacttttattaaaatttagggactgaaatagtattttacccttAAAAGTATTCCATTATAGGGAAAGGAAgcagataaaaaaaatagagaatccCAACTTGTTCCCTTTGTAATCAGAATATGTTCACCATCCCtaagaaaatcaataaaaaaaaggaaacaaataaaCTAATCCCAACTTTCCATGTGACTGTTGGGCTATCTGGagtttagttgtgtttgatctgAATTATGACTCGACCCGATATAAAAGTACTATGATTTATAGCCCATTGTAAATCCTGTGTGCAtgataaaaaaactattatttcaAATTAAGGTTGGGGGTGttgttttgagagaaaaaaaactgtcttactgtagtttgtatttttttcactaTGAATTAGAGGTGTTCGCAGTGTGGTGTAGTGCGATTTTAGGCAATTTAACagtttagccaaaaccataatCATACGGCACCTCATTTTTACTATCACATGTGTGGTGTGGTGCGGTTTAgagtttagccaaaaccataaccacactgcacctcatttttgcggtcacatgtgcAATGCGATGTATAAAATGTGGTTTGAAGTtggtatattttcaaattttgagtttttcctGGCCaacccaaaattgatttttccatttgttttggaccaagttttaaattattgagttagttttactttattttggGCTGACTTTCCTAAACAATACTTTTTAGggttattaaacttttttttaaaggttattaaactattaataatatattaaatattaaaaaattaattaattaatatataaagagGGTGCGATTTGTgcagttttcttattataaaaccgtAAACTACACTACACCATGTGGTTCGGTGCACTATTACTTGCAGTGCAGTGTGCTTATGCCATTTTGCGGACGGTTTTTGTGAGATTTTTGTGATTTGATGAACACCCCTACTGTGAATAGTGAAATCACTACAATTTCGTAGATGTAGGCAAATTGCTGAATTacgtaaatattgtcttgtgcaattgttttctttagtgcattttatttttaaattttgcatctcacaaatttatgaattttgtgTATATTTCCTACAATCTAAACGGTGGCTTTAGTTATTCTAGCCAAAGAATTGCTTGCCTCCTAAGGAATAGAACTTAGAGTAGTTCCAACATTTGCACAAAGGAAAAAATAGTTACATATTCTTATTAATGTATCTtagatttttcaattaaatgcaaTCATATgattgtattgatgaatatatcaaatgattgaatttaattgtccaCAGGAAAAATAACACCGTATTGCATTAGTCGATACAgctaaaatatgaaatttagtTGAAAAACTGAAGTACGACAATTATAAAATTGTATCCAAGATTTTAATGTAACCCAAAACATTTATCTATGATCAAAAGAGGTCAAGTAATAGGTCGTTAAGCAAAGTAGTCCAAACCTCATCCTCAACCTCCAAAGCcacctctttttcttcttcaacaaATGTGCTCCACGTCCCACCCTTTTCCATGTCCTTAACATAGACTTGTCTCCCATCCTGTACCTCCCATCCTAGTAACAATTCTTGTGGCTGCCCACTAAGCCAATCTTCTATGACCTTCAATATCTCATGCTGATTTTCATTGTTGCAACGTGTTGTTGTGCTTGCATTTACATTATTCTCTTCAAAGAAATCCAACAATAGACTGTCTACCTTGAATTTAGAACCACTTGGTGAGCTCTTTGTTCTGATGAGGTCAAGTAATTCTTGAGCCTTTAATTCTTCTGTtaggttttcttctttcttgtcGAACGTGTTGTTGTCCTGGGTGGGTAATGAGCAAGGTTGCATGGGCGATTGAGGAGATTCATGGTTGAGCTCGCACAAGGCAATGCGTTCTTCTAAATCTACTGGTTCTAGTTGAGCGAGACACTCAAACCGCCGTATCTTATGCATAAACTTTTGTTTTGTACCTGTCCATATCAATATCACATTTAATTCCTGTCATATAAGAGCAATATGGTCAATAAATATATATCCTATCATATTAGTAAGGGCTTGCTTCTCTCGAGTAGCTTAATtttatagatatagattatgGTGCTATAGCGTATAGGGCATCGAAAAAACACATAAACTGATGCTCATTTTGTTTCAATAttaacattttctagaaaataaatatttttttacaaatcactttctaaaaaattatttcatttttctatatttggtAACAATCttaaaataagtttgaaaactattttttaacgTTCTTTATTTAGCTTGACGtgagataaaattgttttttactaatattttttttcttcttaaaaacaaTTCTAAATTAAGCTaagctaaataagagaagtcaaaatatagtttttctttgacCCCTTATTTCTAATACTATGACACACAAGAAAACTATATTCGCataaaatttttcatcaaaacaaaccGAACGAGTGAGAATTTGATTCCAACATGGTCAACacgttttctttcctttcctttcctttgttaTATCATATATGTTAAAGCCTACTATAGATATATTCAAATTGATATGTTACCGACCATGGATCACACTGGAAGGGAACCAAATGCCTCTCGGGATGTGTCACTCACATGTGTTTTTGACCTTTTGTACGAGTTGGTAATGATAAAAGTGACAGCATGCCACCCCTCCAAAAAGAAGTGCAAGCACAGCATGCAAAGAACTCAACCAATTAGAATTTTACTAGCTTATTGGATGATTATATCAAACCCATTTGAAGGAacaatttgttttgaaaattcgAAATGTCTACTTGTATTTGTGTCACACTGACTCACACACAtgaagaatgagagagagaaagagataccTTCTATGCACGCAAGGCTACTCTCGAAAGGCGAGCCTAtatcttcatcatcttcaaaTGGACTATCCAGCACAGACACTGGACTAAATCGTTCCTTCTTCTCATTTGCCCACTCCTGTCATGATCCATATCATGtccatttaataataataataaaaacctcTTAAAAATAATTCACATAGCCTCCATTAGCACAAGAAATGCTACTTCTCAGAGctccataccaaaaaaaaaaaatcaggagCAATCTTTCAGCTGTAACTCACAAGCCTGTTTGATATGACTTTCAGAGCAACATCATTAAGCATGGAAGACTGATCCCTGATATCATATTAGTAAACTAAGTTTAATTGTttatacacaaattttcaatatCTTATTTGAcgacaataaaatattttattagttgagttaattgAAATCCATATGATATTACTGCAAATTAACACCTATTCAGAATTTTTTAACAAGAACATCAATTCAACTTAAGATCTAATGATCATACCAACATTAATCCATCAGATTCCATCAGAACTCCACAGTCAAGCATGTTTTGACGAAAATAGTATCAAGATGACTTTTTGAGAAGTTCAGTGATGCACCCCTTTCTTTatcttctcccaaaaaaaaaaaaaaaaaaaaaagaagaagaagaagaagaagaagaagagatgttGAGAATTAAGATCTCtcttttaaataacaaaagcCCTACTtgttttatagatttttttaaaaaataataataataataaactatgGTCACCCCATTGTAGCACCATGGTGTATCTACCCcgaataattgaaaattttcgcGATCCATCCCAAATATGCGGTCAACTCAAGGAATTCTAGTATTTACTTCTTTAATTAATCTTTATATCATTAAACTCTTCCAGAACACTAATTTAAGATAAACAAAGGCCTAAGAATAGTAAATCCCGAGTCTAGTTGAGTTGGCCTAGTCAACCCCACTAccagacaaaaacaaaaatctaattTCTGTCgtataataagtaaattaataaattacaatctTAGTTACCCCCAATTAATTATAGAGCATATATAGGtgcaaataaatataaattacacTTATGCAACTATGGATCATTAATAGATAGTCGCAGATACATAAAAACCATTACATTTTTATAGTCCAAGCAACCAAAAGCCACTCTTTTTCTCGTCATCGATAGAGGCAAAATAAGACGTGACTCAAGCTTATTAAAAAGGTCCACAAAATTCCAAAACTACCCCACCAAAACCCAATCAATGTTCCCAACAACCGTTTCCTTTTAATTATTGGGGATGAGGACTAAATAGTAAAATCGGTGTTCTAAACAGGAAAAAAGGAATGATCTGGTGAAGTGTGTActatgaaaagaaaatagtCTTGCGAGTTAAAACACCATGGAATAATCTAGGCCTCGTAACACTCGTctgtatttaattttattgatccGAGTCGTATTGTATCCTTATCCCAAGATATACCCCACACGTGAAAGTCATGCGTCGCTAACCCTAGCCAGCTCCAGCTGttctttctctcactcttcCTGCTAAcctaacatttttcaaaatcccCATTACATCCCTTACTATTTCCCACCACAcccatctttttttcttcttttgagcATATCCCCATCTTAATTCTCTCTTATATAAGATTAACAAATTTAATCAACATAATATGATAATATAGTCATAATTTTTAACCATGTTATTAATATGAAATACGATTATAACTATGACAACATtatgttatcaaaattttcgtAAAGTTGATCATTATGAGTATTACGATAAATTTGATCGACAAGTCCAATTGCAAAAAGAAGTAGATTTACTAGCTCCACGTTATTTAGTCCAAATTGACAAAATGATGGAATTCGTAGATATCATTTAATAGGCTATAGAGGGAATTTTGAGAGGACCCTATGagaatttaaaaatctaatacCATAATgacatgattttaaaaatcgatttatctatactactatttaaaaagtttctaatatttggaccagattttttttgtttcaaaatacccctacacccctaagtttaagtagagacaaaattaaagaataatttgataaaaatacatgtttaacttgtattaaaatattacctacaaaataggaacactttTCCACTAAaccacttcttcaaagtaactatacgtttatttatttatttttaaatagaaaaataagttaaacaacccacgctgttttttttcttaaaaaaaaaacctcatgtttatccaaaaaaaaaactaaatattaaaaaaaaaaaactaaactaaatagatatattgactttttttttataagtagatacattttaacttccactaaaatgttatctaaaaaaaaaattataataaattcaaattactaacttttacaaaaaaaaaaaaaaaaaatagaagtgcTTTTAAGCACGTGCTCCTCATAagaaattttatactaaaagcTCTTCTACTTTTGAATTGTCgaaacacaaattttatttaaaagttCAAACGATTTTAACTGAAATCCAAAAATCAAATGTGTTTAGTTTTACTAAAAGCTCTACTAATTTTGAATTTGtccaaatacaaatttgatgTAAGAGTTGAGGCAAGTTTaaccaaaatccaaaaatgaaatgtgcgtttaattataaaattaatgtgTAAAAGGCTTAatacttcaaatcaaaatttcaaaaacaaaaattaacaccCACCTCAAATTTGTaaatatacacttttttttataaaaaaataaaaaaaaaattgaatatagagtagagataaagaaaataaatcaaccAATTGTAGAAGCTCACCAACCAACAGACAAAGGAAATTAATAGAAGTCACACTGCAAAAGCATTaaacaaatgggaaaaaaagagaggtgaCCTTTGTGTTAGTTCCAGAGTAGGTATTGGTTGCTCCCAACATGGAATCCTCACCGACTGTTACGCCTACTCTCTCAGTCTTGCTCACCTTCTTCACCGGTAAATCATTTTTACCCTCCACGACGTCGGTTGAGGTTGAAACACTCTCTGAATTAGAATTACCACTCGAAGACCGTAAAACCTCTGCAGTAAATTCACTCTCCGCCCAACTCTTACTGCTTGTAGTGGTAGTCGCAGCGATATCCGACGGCTCATCTTTTTCGTTGAGAAACTCGCTGAACAATCTCCACCGTCCGATATCGCTCTCTTTAAGTTTtccctcttcttctttatcAGCTCTCTTCCAGTTCCAGAAGCTTGTTCTGAATAGCTTCCGTGAAAGACTCCGAGAGAGAAAATGGCCTTTCCTGGTTTTGACAGACGACGGAGAAATAACGGAGTGAAACGGAAGTTGCTTCTTCACGGCGTTAATCACCGCCTCCGAAGCTCTCTGAAACGTGGAAATGGTAGTTGTAGTAGTTGTTGAAGCAGGTGGCGTTGCCGTTAACATCGAACGCAGGCTTCGACTACGAAGACGGAAAAGTCGTTGCTTGGcggtgatttttgttgttgatgttgagGAATGATCTGTGAGTTTGAGATCGAGCTCGAGGAGGAATCGGACGGTTGTACTACTACAGCATTGTCGGCGTGGAAACGATTTGAAACCGTTGGATGAGCAGGAGCTCAGATCGTCTCTAAGGTAATCTTTCAGCATCATCAACGGCCTTCGTTGAATCACAACTGCCTTTCTCAGCttcttatcatcatcatcatcatcatcaaattcaatCGAAGCCATTGGTTAATTTCAAAACtagataatagtaaaaataaaatcagaaaTTATTGAGCATAATAAAAACGCCGTCGTATTCGACCAGATAAATACCAATACGGCTGCAATACCATAAAATGGATAGCATTTAGAGCTTAGAgtgaaatagagagaaagaCTTTGATTTTATAGGTGAGAGAGGAGGACGAAGAAGAAGCGTGGGGGGTTCttgttggtgaaatttgaatcTTAAGATAggtaattttataatatttaatttttttgtgatttgaaattgaaaattttctatcaTGTGTAGAATTTATTGCAATGTGTGTTGGGGGGGTTTTTGGGAGTTTGGACTGGTATGAGAGTGAGACCAGTAATTGACCTATTTACAACAATtagttgaaaatatatattgcaaAGCTGTCCACTCTTCACGCACTTCGCCACGTGCGCATGTCCTTTCTGTGATATGAATCATATGGTACAAGTCCCCATTTACGTACCCTATATTAGAGCATTCGCAACTGACCTCTAAATGTCATATTTAAGCATATTTTAACATTAAGATATTAATAGTAAGCTCCAGCCGAATTTgtcaaattctaaaaaaatttacaattgtgtTACAGTATCATCTTAAATataagatggtactgtagctcaattctagaaataaatattgttttttattcaaCACTCTCTCTTCACTCTCTCTCAGTACTCCACTTTTAGCTCTCTCTCCGTGTGACTGTACTCACTCCCTCTATCGTTCAAGACTTGCCACTGGAAATGCTTGGGCCGTATTACATGGAGTTCATTGTGGGGCATGTGGGTTGTGGCTAGTTGTGCATGGAGATCGGTGTGACGAgttgagttttgattttgggtgggTTCAGATGAGGTTTTGATTGGCGGAAGGAAATTGGATGGGGTTTTGATCGGCGTGGGTTCTGTGGAGATCGG
Coding sequences within:
- the LOC142612822 gene encoding uncharacterized protein LOC142612822; the protein is MASIEFDDDDDDDKKLRKAVVIQRRPLMMLKDYLRDDLSSCSSNGFKSFPRRQCCSSTTVRFLLELDLKLTDHSSTSTTKITAKQRLFRLRSRSLRSMLTATPPASTTTTTTISTFQRASEAVINAVKKQLPFHSVISPSSVKTRKGHFLSRSLSRKLFRTSFWNWKRADKEEEGKLKESDIGRWRLFSEFLNEKDEPSDIAATTTTSSKSWAESEFTAEVLRSSSGNSNSESVSTSTDVVEGKNDLPVKKVSKTERVGVTVGEDSMLGATNTYSGTNTKEWANEKKERFSPVSVLDSPFEDDEDIGSPFESSLACIEGTKQKFMHKIRRFECLAQLEPVDLEERIALCELNHESPQSPMQPCSLPTQDNNTFDKKEENLTEELKAQELLDLIRTKSSPSGSKFKVDSLLLDFFEENNVNASTTTRCNNENQHEILKVIEDWLSGQPQELLLGWEVQDGRQVYVKDMEKGGTWSTFVEEEKEVALEVEDEVWTTLLNDLLLDLF